The Streptomyces sp. WZ-12 genome segment AAGGAAGTGAAGATCAACGGCGGCTCCTGAGGCCGGCGTTCGACCCGCCGAAGCCGGCGCGGTCCGCGCGTCCCTCCGTTACGCCTCTCCCGTCACACGCTGAAAGGCAGCCCTGTGTCAGTCGACGTCGACAAGCCGGCCGAGCCGCCGGCGGCCGCTCCGCCCCAGCCCGAGCCCATCAAAGCCATCCCCGTCCGCCACTACGGCCGCTGGGTCGCCGCGCTCGTCGTCATCGGGCTGCTGGCGCTGCTCGTGCGGGCCTTCGCCTCCGGAAAGGTCAACTGGGGCGCGATACCGGAGTACATGTTCAACGCGGACATCCTCAAGGGTCTGCGCAACACGTTGTGGATCACGCTGCTGGCGATGGTGATCGGCATCGTGCTGGGCGTGATCCTGGCGGTCATGCGGCAGTCCAAGAACCCGGTGACCTCGACCGTGGCGTGGTTCTACGTCTGGTTCTTCCGCGGCACCCCGGTCTACGTCCAGCTCTTCCTCTGGTTCAACCTCGGCCTGGTCTTCCAGTACATCGACATCATGCCGATCTACAAGGACGAGTGGTCGGACTTCATGACCCCGTTCCTGTGCGCGCTGCTCGGCCTCGGCCTCAACGAGGCCGCGTACATGGCCGAGATCTGTCGGGCCGGTCTGAACGCCGTCGACGAGGGCCAGACCGAGGCCGCGCACGCGCTGGGCATGAGCCACGGCAAGACCCTGCGCCGGATCATCGTGCCGCAGGCGATGCGGGTGATCGTGCCGCCGACCGGCAACGAGGTCATCAACATGCTCAAGACCTCGTCCCTGGTCATCGCGGTGCAGTACTACGACCTGTTGCAGGCCGCGCAGAACGTCGGCCGGGACTCCGGCGTGGTGGTCGAGATGCTGATCCTGGCCGCCGCCTGGTACTTGATCGCCACGACGGTGCTCAGCATCGGCCAGTACTACCTGGAGCGCTACTACGCCCGCGGCTCCAGCCGCCAGCTTCCGCCCACCCCGTTCCAGCGCCTCAGGGCGAAGCTGGCCGGCCCGAACCGCGCCGGAGGTGCGGCATGAGCAAGCCCACGAGCAGGACCGCGATCACCGGCTCCGGCAAGGCCGCCGTCCCGATGGTCAAGGCCGAGGGCGTCCACAAGTCCTTCGGCAACGCCCACATCCTCAAGGGGATCGACCTGGAGGTGGCGCCCCGGGAGGTGTTCTGCCTGATAGGCCCCTCCGGCTCCGGCAAGTCGACGTTCCTGCGGTGCATCAACCACCTGGAGAAGATCAACGCCGGCCGGCTGTCGGTCGACGGCGAACTGGTCGGCTACCGGGAGCACCACGGCAAGCTCTACGAGCTGCGCGACCGCGAGGTCGCCGCCCGTCGGCGGGACATCGGGATGGTCTTCCAGCGCTTCAACCTCTTCCCGCACATGACCGCGGTGGAGAACGTCATGGAGGCGCCGGTCCAGGTCAAGGGCGAGGCCAAGGCGTCCGCGCGGGAGCGGGCGGTCAAGCTGCTGGACCGGGTGGGGCTGGCCGACAAGGCCGGCAACTACCCCTCGCAGCTCTCCGGCGGCCAGCAGCAACGGGTGGCGATCGCCCGGGCGTTGGCCATGGAACCCAAGCTGATGCTCTTCGACGAGCCGACCTCGGCCCTCGACCCGGAGCTGGTCGGCGACGTGCTGGACGTGATGAAGGACCTGGCGGCCGACGGCATGACGATGGTCGTGGTCACCCACGAGATGGGCTTCGCCCGCGAGGTCGGCGACTCGCTGGTCTTCATGGACGACGGCGTGGTCGTCGAATCCGGCCACCCGCGCGAGGTCCTCACCAACCCCCGGCACGAACGGACCCAGTCGTTCCTGTCCAAGGTGCTCTGACGGGACCGACCGCGACGGCGCGGTGGACGGGACCGGCGCGGTCCCGCCCCCCGCGCCGGGTGCCCGCGCGGCGCCGGGGGTTACTTCAGCGCCAGCACGAGGCTGTCGGTCGGCGAGGCCCATACCGGGCGCACCTCGGCGAACCCGGCCGCGCGCAGCGCCTCGGCGTGCCAGCGCAGCGGGGGCGTCTCGCCGTCCGCGTGCTCGCCGTAGATCGCGAAGCGCTCGGCGGTCGGCCCGGCCAGGTACGGGTCGGCGGCGGCCCGCCGCCACCACTCCGCCCAGTCGACCGCGCCGGCCTCCTTGGCGCGCGCCATCCGGGCGTGCCGGAACTCCCGCTCGGCGGCGTTGATCCGCGGGGTCTCCTCGTCGGGCATGTGGTCGGCGTTGAGGAACACCCCGCCGTCCCGGACCAGGCCACCCAACTGCCCGTACAGCGCCCGCAGTTCGGGCGCATGCAGCCAGTGCAGCGCGGTGGCGGTGAGCACCGCGTCGAAGGAGTCGTGGGGCAGCCGCGCGGGCCACTGCGGGTCCTTGAGGTCGGCCCGGACGAAGCGGATCCGCGGCTCGTCTGCGAAGTATCCCTCGGCGATCGCCAGCAGCGCCGGGTCCAGGTCGACGCCGACGCTCTCGGCCTTGGGGAACCGCCTCAGCAGCCGGTCGGAGATGCTGCCGGTGCCGCACGCCAGGTCGAGCACCCGGGGCTTGGGACCCACCAGCGCCTCGACCATGTCGAGCATCACCCGGAACCGCTCCTCGCGGTCCGGCATGTACCACTCCTGCTGGCGGTCCCAACTGTCCTGCCACGCCTGCCAGTCGCCGTCGAGCACGGTCTCGGTCATTGCCACCCCTCCGGTACGTAATACCCTCGTACTGACAACACCCATTACGCCTGGGTGCTTGCACCTTAGACGCCGTCCCGTAAGGATTACAAGTGGAACTGGCCTATTACTCGGACTATGCCGTGCGACTGGTCAACACCGAGCAGCCCGAGCGCGGCGGGGACAGTCTCAGCTCGGTCGAGGCGGTCCGCGAACTCTTCGGCGTCGCCCAGCAGGCCGCCCGGCGGGCCACCGAGAGCGATGTGACCCGGCTGCGGGCGGTCCGCTCCCGGCTGCGGGCGGTCTTCGAGGCGGCGGACGGCGGCGACGAGGTGCGCGCGGTGGACCTGCTCAACGCCCTGATGATGGAGTTCCCGGTCAGCCCGCAGATCTCCGGCCACGAGTTCCGTGATGACGACGGACGCCCCAAGTGGCACATGCACATCGCCGACCACGCCGCCAACGCCACCGCCGGCTACACCGCGACCGCCTGCATGGGCCTGGCGTTCCACCTCACCGAGCTGGGCGTGGACCGGCTGGGCATCTGCGAGGCCAGACCCTGCCGCAACGCCTATCTGGACACCTCGACCAACCGGTCCCGGCGCTACTGCTCCGACCGCTGCGCCACCCGCTCCAACGTCGCCGCCTACCGCGCCCGCAAGCGCCGGGAGAGCGGCCGTACCGCCGACAGCGCCCAGGCGCCCCAGTCGAGCACCGCGCGCGGCGAGCGCTGAAGCCCGCGCGGCGGCCGCACCCGCAGCCAGGCCCGGGCGATCACCAGCTCGTCGGGGACCGCCCCGAACTCCCGGCTGTCGTTCTCCACGAACGGATTGTCGCCGCGCACCCACCAGCCGCCGTCCCGCCGCTCGACCGCCCGCTTGACGATCAGCAGGTCCTGCCGGAACGGGTGCCGCAGCACGACCACGTCACCGGGGCGCACCGCCGCCCCGTACCGGACCACGAGCTGGTCCCCGGGCCTGAGCGTCGGCACCATCGACGGGTTGTAGACCTCGGCCAGCCCCAGCGCCCGCAGCGGCCCGCCGCGCGCCGACTCCGCGCCGTCGTCCACGCCCCGCTCCGGCCCGCGCACCCGCTCCGGCATCCGTACCTCCCACTGCTGCCCCCGTCCGACCCTCACGGACCATCCTCCATCAGTCCCGACCCGGTGCCGGACTTTTGCCCTAAGACCCCCGGGGCGCCCGAGAAAAGCCTTCCCGCACCGAGTAATCTCGCACCTGAGAAGACGATCACGAGGAAGGACTGAACATGCTTTCCCGCCTGTTCGCCCCGAAGATCCGGGTCAGCGCCCACTGTGACCTGCCCTGCGGCGTGTACGACCCCGCCCAGGCCCGCATCGAGGCCGAGTCGGTCAAGGCCGTCCAGGAGAAGTACCAGGCCAATGAGGACCCGGACTTCC includes the following:
- the sodX gene encoding nickel-type superoxide dismutase maturation protease, translating into MPERVRGPERGVDDGAESARGGPLRALGLAEVYNPSMVPTLRPGDQLVVRYGAAVRPGDVVVLRHPFRQDLLIVKRAVERRDGGWWVRGDNPFVENDSREFGAVPDELVIARAWLRVRPPRGLQRSPRAVLDWGAWALSAVRPLSRRLRAR
- a CDS encoding CGNR zinc finger domain-containing protein yields the protein MELAYYSDYAVRLVNTEQPERGGDSLSSVEAVRELFGVAQQAARRATESDVTRLRAVRSRLRAVFEAADGGDEVRAVDLLNALMMEFPVSPQISGHEFRDDDGRPKWHMHIADHAANATAGYTATACMGLAFHLTELGVDRLGICEARPCRNAYLDTSTNRSRRYCSDRCATRSNVAAYRARKRRESGRTADSAQAPQSSTARGER
- a CDS encoding class I SAM-dependent methyltransferase; amino-acid sequence: MTETVLDGDWQAWQDSWDRQQEWYMPDREERFRVMLDMVEALVGPKPRVLDLACGTGSISDRLLRRFPKAESVGVDLDPALLAIAEGYFADEPRIRFVRADLKDPQWPARLPHDSFDAVLTATALHWLHAPELRALYGQLGGLVRDGGVFLNADHMPDEETPRINAAEREFRHARMARAKEAGAVDWAEWWRRAAADPYLAGPTAERFAIYGEHADGETPPLRWHAEALRAAGFAEVRPVWASPTDSLVLALK
- a CDS encoding amino acid ABC transporter ATP-binding protein, whose protein sequence is MVKAEGVHKSFGNAHILKGIDLEVAPREVFCLIGPSGSGKSTFLRCINHLEKINAGRLSVDGELVGYREHHGKLYELRDREVAARRRDIGMVFQRFNLFPHMTAVENVMEAPVQVKGEAKASARERAVKLLDRVGLADKAGNYPSQLSGGQQQRVAIARALAMEPKLMLFDEPTSALDPELVGDVLDVMKDLAADGMTMVVVTHEMGFAREVGDSLVFMDDGVVVESGHPREVLTNPRHERTQSFLSKVL
- a CDS encoding amino acid ABC transporter permease, whose protein sequence is MSVDVDKPAEPPAAAPPQPEPIKAIPVRHYGRWVAALVVIGLLALLVRAFASGKVNWGAIPEYMFNADILKGLRNTLWITLLAMVIGIVLGVILAVMRQSKNPVTSTVAWFYVWFFRGTPVYVQLFLWFNLGLVFQYIDIMPIYKDEWSDFMTPFLCALLGLGLNEAAYMAEICRAGLNAVDEGQTEAAHALGMSHGKTLRRIIVPQAMRVIVPPTGNEVINMLKTSSLVIAVQYYDLLQAAQNVGRDSGVVVEMLILAAAWYLIATTVLSIGQYYLERYYARGSSRQLPPTPFQRLRAKLAGPNRAGGAA